The region TGGGCATTCTCGAGGTCACGTTGGAGAAGATCATCGAGGCGGAACCGGCCGAGCGCAAGGTCGAAAAGGCGCTGAAAGCCGGATTGATCCGTCGCTCGCTCGACCGCGACTGGCTGGGCGACGCCGAGGCCAAAGGCATCATCACGGGCGAGGAAGTCACGCTATTGCGCGAGACGGAGGCGCTTGTGTTCAAGGTGATCTCCGTGGATCACTTCGACCCGGAAGCGATCACCGGGCGCGCACGCGGGGAGGACAGCGGATCGCCCCATCACGAAGTGGCCGAGGCGACGGAGCGCGCCCCCTGGCCCGATTATCAGGACCGCGTGAGCGAGCCCGCAGAAGCCGAGGCCGCGCCGGAGCCGGACCGTAAGGACGGCGGCGTGCAGGCGGCCGAATAAAACCATAAAGACTGGAAACGACATGTCCTACGAACTGCCGAACCTGAAGCATTGGCGCTTCGATATCGACGTCGACAATATCGCCTGGGCCTGGTTCGACACAGCAGGCCAGCGCATGAACACGCTGGGCCGCGAGCCGGTGGAGGAGCTGGCCGAGATCGTCAGCACGGTCGAGGACGCGGCGCAGCGTGGCGATGTAAAAGGCGTGGTGTTCATCTCATCCAAGCCCAACAACTTCATCGCCGGCGCTGACATCAACGAGTTCGACGCGCTGCGCACCGAGAAAGACGTGGAAGACGTCATCAACCCGGTGATCGAGCTGTTCAACCGGGTCGAGCGGCTCAAGGTGCCGGCGGTCGCCGCGATCAACGGCTATTGCCTCGGCGGGGGGCTGGAATTCGCGATGGCCTGCCACTACCGCGTCGCGACGCGCGAGGAAGGCACGCGCATCGGCCTGCCGGAAGTCAAGCTCGGCATCATTCCGGGACTGAACGGCACGGTGCGGATGCTCCAGCTCGCCGGGCCGATCGCGGGCATGCAGGCGATGCTGACCGGCAAGATGCTGCGCCCGGGCGCGGCCCGCGGCATGGGCGTGGTCGACCAGCTCGTCCCGAGCCACCTCGAACTGCCATGGACAGCGCGCAAGGCCGTGCTGCAGAAGCGCAAGTCGAAAGGCGGCGCTTGGTGGAAGCGCCTGCTGACCAAATCGCCTGCGCGCGGCTATCTCGCCAACAGGATGCGCAAGGAAACCGAGAAGAAGGCGCGGCCCGACCATTACCCCGCGCCCTACAAGCTGATCGACCTGTTCGAGCGCCACGGCGGCGACCCGCAGCGCATGGCCTCGGCGGAATCGCGCACCTTCATCCCGCTGATGATCAGCGACACCTCGCGCAACCTGCGCCGGGTATTCCGCTTGCAGGAGATGCTGAAGGACCAGGCGCCGAAGAGCCGGTTCAAGCCGTTGCGCCTGCACGTCATCGGCGCGGGCACGATGGGTGGCGACATCGCGGCCTGGGGCGTCTATTCGGGCATGGAGGTGTCGCTGCA is a window of Dichotomicrobium thermohalophilum DNA encoding:
- a CDS encoding 3-hydroxyacyl-CoA dehydrogenase NAD-binding domain-containing protein: MSYELPNLKHWRFDIDVDNIAWAWFDTAGQRMNTLGREPVEELAEIVSTVEDAAQRGDVKGVVFISSKPNNFIAGADINEFDALRTEKDVEDVINPVIELFNRVERLKVPAVAAINGYCLGGGLEFAMACHYRVATREEGTRIGLPEVKLGIIPGLNGTVRMLQLAGPIAGMQAMLTGKMLRPGAARGMGVVDQLVPSHLELPWTARKAVLQKRKSKGGAWWKRLLTKSPARGYLANRMRKETEKKARPDHYPAPYKLIDLFERHGGDPQRMASAESRTFIPLMISDTSRNLRRVFRLQEMLKDQAPKSRFKPLRLHVIGAGTMGGDIAAWGVYSGMEVSLQDQTQDQVNTALGRAKKLFKKRMRSSRDVDVAMSRLISDVPGEHIKRADVVIEAIVENLDAKQKLFADLEKQLKPGAVLATNTSSLRIEDIAQSLQDPGRLIGLHFFNPVEKMPLVEVVQGEQSREDEVEKGAAFVNHIGKLPLIVKSCPGFLVNRVLAPYLLGSITRLQEGTPKEKLDAAAEKFGMPMGPIELADVVGLDVCMNVNETLGSSPAQDSDLGRLVAAGKLGKKTGQGFYTWEKGKPQKAGTDYDEAELERLGEEMLKPLIDECERVLDDGIVANADLVDAGVIFGTGFAPFRGGPLHYRRSKDKAGESTAQAA